In Flavobacteriales bacterium, one genomic interval encodes:
- a CDS encoding efflux RND transporter permease subunit: MQQLFCIAQVQNSFASSGYSVIRNGIIEYADAARLRPELMTAFVAIMAFAPLDMGIGTGTQPHQPLAIALIGGLVFALPLLLVELPT, encoded by the coding sequence ATGCAACAACTATTCTGTATCGCTCAGGTACAAAATAGCTTCGCATCTTCGGGCTATTCTGTAATTCGAAACGGTATTATCGAATACGCCGACGCCGCGCGTCTTCGACCTGAACTCATGACCGCCTTTGTAGCGATCATGGCATTTGCTCCACTCGATATGGGCATAGGCACCGGAACACAACCGCACCAACCCTTGGCTATTGCACTGATCGGTGGTTTAGTGTTCGCTTTGCCACTGTTACTTGTGGAATTGCCGACGTGA
- a CDS encoding T9SS type A sorting domain-containing protein, which translates to MISRNCHLFVVVFILISGRLLAQTYTIPVVFHVLHDNGPENISDAQIYDCMSILNTGFNEGFGESIQPPFDTLVADMDIEFCLASMDPQGIPTTGIERIETPLTHEGGIDAAYINQWPRDRYLNIWTVASNTGDSSNITSLLPELVDQDPTRDGVMVMHFFIGSNGTALQGQSRGICLSVGRYLNLKLLWQDSTGVGGCGDDEVADTPPMEFSAICFQDAPSCVPGVNANTENFMTYTLCNRMFTPGQNERVYTALNSNVAQRNLLWTAANLASTGCGVTSITDGYTMEDELSFYPNPVVDQLQIMAKENVYEFQIIDPLGKQVFKTRVGKGTSHLDLSGLSSGVYLIIYRTGLDKRVSRLVK; encoded by the coding sequence ATGATATCTCGAAATTGCCATCTGTTCGTTGTTGTCTTTATTCTGATCTCTGGTCGTTTATTGGCTCAGACCTATACGATTCCAGTAGTGTTCCATGTCCTACACGATAACGGTCCAGAGAACATTTCCGATGCGCAGATCTATGATTGCATGTCGATCTTGAATACCGGTTTCAATGAAGGGTTCGGTGAATCCATACAGCCGCCCTTCGATACGTTGGTTGCAGATATGGACATTGAGTTTTGTTTGGCTTCTATGGACCCACAAGGCATTCCAACAACCGGAATTGAACGAATTGAAACACCGTTGACCCATGAAGGCGGTATTGATGCGGCGTATATCAATCAATGGCCACGTGATCGTTATTTGAATATCTGGACCGTAGCAAGCAATACGGGTGACTCCAGCAACATTACTTCATTGCTCCCGGAATTAGTTGATCAAGACCCAACACGTGATGGTGTTATGGTGATGCATTTTTTCATCGGTTCAAATGGTACCGCGCTCCAAGGCCAAAGCCGGGGGATCTGCCTTTCAGTCGGTCGGTATTTGAATTTGAAGCTTCTTTGGCAAGATAGTACCGGTGTTGGTGGATGTGGAGATGATGAAGTTGCGGATACGCCGCCTATGGAATTTAGTGCGATCTGCTTTCAGGATGCACCTAGCTGTGTACCTGGGGTAAATGCGAATACTGAGAACTTCATGACTTATACGCTTTGCAATAGGATGTTCACACCCGGACAAAATGAAAGAGTTTATACGGCACTGAATAGCAATGTGGCACAAAGGAACTTGCTTTGGACAGCGGCGAATCTGGCAAGTACCGGATGTGGTGTGACGTCTATTACGGACGGTTACACGATGGAGGACGAGCTTTCGTTCTATCCTAATCCAGTCGTTGATCAATTGCAGATCATGGCTAAAGAAAACGTGTATGAATTCCAGATCATTGACCCACTTGGAAAACAGGTATTTAAAACCCGAGTTGGCAAGGGCACCTCACATCTGGATCTAAGTGGTTTATCGTCAGGAGTTTATTTGATCATTTACAGAACGGGGCTTGATAAACGGGTTAGTAGGCTCGTTAAATGA
- a CDS encoding NAD-dependent malic enzyme: MELKKKGVDVLRDATLTRSVEFTHAERQALGLRGLLPYSVATHQQQLERVMESLRRKQNDIERYILLNALQDRNERLFYSVIIEHIEEIMPLIYTPTVGEACKEFSHIFRQTKGFYITPDDKGEIRELLDNWPEKDIRVIVVTDGQRILGLGDLGANGMGIPIGKVALYTATAGIDPRHCLPVMLDVGTDNEDLLNDVLYLGYPKKRMPQGLYFELIEEFVQAIQQKYPNALIQFEDFSTPNAYALLEKYRENILSFNDDIQGTAAVALAGVYASTRITGSQFKDLRVLFLGAGSAATGIADLMVSAFQEAGLSKEEAYRRTWFVDSKGLIVNGRKNLKPHNLRYAHDHAEMSFMEALGAIMPNILIGATGSPGTFDQQVIEKMTAMNERPVIFALSNPTSRAECTAEEAYTWSKGKAVFTSGSPFDKVYYEGKEFLPGQGNNAYIYPGIGLGAIASNTRIITDAMFLIAARTLADNVQEKDISRGSLFPRLTEIRNLSLAVAVAVAEEAYRTGTARTEKPADVKTYIQGMMYDPTTVDPQAE, translated from the coding sequence ATGGAACTGAAGAAAAAAGGCGTCGACGTACTACGCGATGCAACATTGACCCGTTCTGTCGAATTCACGCATGCGGAACGCCAAGCACTTGGCTTACGCGGTCTACTTCCCTATTCCGTGGCTACGCACCAACAGCAATTGGAGCGGGTTATGGAGAGCCTAAGACGAAAGCAGAATGACATTGAACGCTACATCCTTCTCAACGCTTTACAAGACCGTAATGAGCGCCTGTTCTACTCGGTCATCATCGAGCATATCGAAGAGATCATGCCCTTGATCTACACACCGACGGTGGGTGAAGCATGTAAGGAGTTCTCTCATATTTTCAGACAGACCAAAGGATTCTACATCACACCGGACGACAAAGGCGAGATCCGTGAGTTGTTGGATAACTGGCCTGAAAAGGACATTCGTGTTATTGTCGTTACGGATGGTCAGCGCATACTTGGCTTAGGTGATCTCGGAGCGAACGGCATGGGCATACCGATCGGTAAGGTGGCGCTCTATACGGCTACCGCAGGTATCGACCCACGTCATTGTCTACCGGTCATGCTGGATGTTGGTACGGACAATGAGGACCTGTTGAACGACGTATTATATCTGGGGTATCCGAAGAAACGGATGCCACAGGGACTGTATTTTGAGCTGATCGAAGAATTCGTACAGGCCATACAGCAGAAATATCCCAATGCCCTGATCCAGTTCGAGGATTTCTCGACACCGAATGCATACGCTTTATTGGAGAAATACAGAGAAAACATACTCAGCTTCAACGATGATATTCAGGGTACGGCAGCTGTAGCGTTAGCTGGTGTGTATGCATCTACGCGGATCACCGGTTCGCAGTTCAAGGACCTGCGTGTCCTATTCCTCGGTGCCGGATCTGCCGCTACGGGGATCGCGGACCTAATGGTTTCCGCATTTCAGGAAGCCGGGCTGAGCAAAGAAGAAGCGTATCGGAGAACGTGGTTCGTGGATAGCAAAGGCCTGATCGTAAATGGTCGGAAAAACCTGAAGCCACATAACTTACGCTACGCGCACGACCACGCGGAAATGTCCTTCATGGAGGCGCTCGGGGCAATAATGCCTAATATCCTGATTGGAGCTACCGGATCGCCGGGAACCTTTGATCAACAAGTGATAGAGAAAATGACAGCGATGAACGAACGACCCGTGATCTTCGCACTATCAAACCCAACATCACGTGCCGAGTGTACCGCTGAAGAAGCCTATACGTGGAGCAAGGGCAAAGCTGTATTCACCAGTGGCAGTCCATTCGACAAAGTATACTATGAAGGAAAGGAGTTCCTTCCCGGACAAGGCAACAACGCATACATCTACCCCGGCATTGGGTTAGGCGCGATCGCGTCGAACACGCGCATCATTACCGATGCGATGTTCCTGATAGCTGCTCGAACGTTAGCGGACAACGTGCAAGAGAAAGACATAAGCCGAGGCTCCTTATTTCCACGGCTCACCGAGATCCGTAACCTATCCTTAGCAGTTGCCGTGGCCGTTGCTGAAGAAGCATACCGCACAGGTACTGCACGAACTGAAAAGCCAGCTGACGTGAAGACCTACATCCAAGGTATGATGTATGACCCAACAACCGTAGATCCACAGGCGGAATAA
- the era gene encoding GTPase Era: MAHKAGYVNIIGEPNTGKSTLLNALLGEQLVIVNPKAQTTRHRILGILNGDDYQLVLSDTPGILDPQYPMQQRMMGAVEEALDDADLLVIMVELGQRPERSEQLLKRAKRYTGPTVLLVNKVDKGDEDQVLASLELWQAQFPEAKTVPLSALHALNVEELKNYLISQLPEHPAYFPKDELSDRNLRFFISELIREKVLANYKQEIPYSTEVVVNSYEDLPALVKIQADIIVMRETQKGIIIGQGGNALRRMGTQARIAISKYIDRKVFLDLKVKVDADWRESPDKLNKYGY; this comes from the coding sequence ATGGCACATAAAGCAGGATACGTCAACATAATCGGGGAACCCAACACGGGTAAAAGCACCCTGTTGAATGCTCTGCTGGGTGAGCAGCTCGTGATCGTGAATCCGAAAGCGCAGACCACGCGACACAGGATCCTCGGGATCTTGAACGGGGATGACTATCAGCTTGTATTGAGCGATACTCCCGGTATTCTGGATCCGCAATACCCTATGCAACAGCGTATGATGGGTGCGGTTGAAGAAGCGCTCGATGATGCCGACCTGCTCGTGATCATGGTCGAGTTGGGACAACGTCCGGAACGTAGTGAACAATTGCTGAAGCGCGCTAAACGATACACGGGCCCGACCGTTCTGCTTGTGAACAAAGTGGATAAGGGTGATGAAGATCAGGTACTGGCTTCCTTGGAACTTTGGCAAGCGCAATTCCCGGAGGCCAAGACTGTCCCGTTGTCTGCTTTGCATGCATTGAACGTAGAGGAGCTCAAGAATTATTTGATCTCGCAACTGCCGGAACATCCAGCGTATTTTCCGAAGGATGAGCTGAGTGATCGGAATCTACGGTTCTTCATCAGTGAACTGATCAGAGAAAAAGTGCTTGCCAATTACAAACAGGAGATCCCATACAGTACTGAAGTGGTGGTGAATAGTTATGAGGACCTTCCAGCGCTTGTGAAGATCCAAGCGGACATCATCGTAATGCGGGAAACACAGAAAGGCATTATTATCGGTCAAGGAGGAAATGCGTTACGGCGTATGGGGACCCAAGCGCGGATCGCGATCTCCAAATACATTGATCGAAAAGTATTCCTTGATCTTAAGGTGAAGGTGGACGCGGATTGGCGTGAAAGCCCTGATAAATTGAACAAATACGGTTATTGA
- the der gene encoding ribosome biogenesis GTPase Der: protein MGNIVAIVGRPNVGKSTFFNRLIESKEAITDNVAGTTRDRHYGKAEWNGVVFSVIDTGGYISGSDDVFEAEIRKQVNLAIEEADSIIFMVDVKHGVTGMDTAIATMLRKVKKPVILVANKVDENNQQYAAADFYSLGLGEVFTMASTSGAGTGEVLDAVVKGFTKPTEEEEVDIPKFAIVGKPNVGKSSLVNALLGREQNIVTPVAGTTRDPINTRWNVFGHDVMLLDTAGIRKKQKVDEDIEFYSVIRSIRAIEESDVCLLMIDAQDGIQQQDLHILGIIQKNGKGLVVLVNKWDLIKKDTNTTKEFEAEVKHRMQPFTDVPVLFVAVTEKQRILKAMEIGMQVYEDRKRRISTRKLNDLMLPIIEHQPPAMYKGKQVSIKFVNQLPTVVPSFAFYCNLPQYIKPSYERFLENRLRENYRFTGVPIRLFFRKK from the coding sequence ATGGGAAATATCGTCGCAATAGTTGGCAGGCCGAACGTGGGTAAAAGCACGTTCTTCAATCGCCTGATCGAAAGCAAGGAAGCAATTACTGATAACGTGGCAGGTACTACACGCGATCGCCATTACGGTAAAGCCGAATGGAATGGAGTGGTCTTCAGTGTCATCGATACAGGTGGATACATCAGTGGTAGTGATGATGTCTTCGAAGCAGAGATCCGCAAGCAAGTGAATTTGGCGATCGAAGAGGCCGATTCCATCATTTTCATGGTGGATGTGAAACACGGCGTCACAGGCATGGATACAGCGATCGCTACCATGTTGCGTAAAGTGAAGAAGCCGGTGATATTGGTCGCCAACAAAGTGGATGAGAACAACCAACAATACGCTGCTGCTGATTTCTATAGCCTTGGACTTGGCGAAGTATTCACCATGGCATCAACAAGTGGCGCAGGTACCGGTGAGGTCTTGGATGCAGTTGTAAAAGGATTCACTAAACCTACGGAAGAGGAAGAGGTGGACATCCCTAAATTCGCGATAGTAGGAAAACCCAACGTTGGGAAATCCTCGCTGGTCAATGCGCTGCTTGGGCGCGAACAGAACATTGTGACACCTGTGGCAGGTACAACACGCGATCCCATCAACACACGGTGGAACGTTTTCGGGCATGATGTGATGTTACTCGATACGGCCGGAATACGGAAGAAACAAAAGGTCGACGAGGATATTGAATTCTATAGCGTTATACGCTCGATCCGGGCCATTGAAGAGAGTGATGTGTGCTTGCTCATGATCGATGCTCAGGATGGCATACAGCAGCAGGATCTTCATATTCTGGGTATCATCCAAAAGAACGGTAAAGGGTTGGTCGTGTTGGTGAACAAATGGGATCTGATCAAGAAGGACACCAATACCACGAAGGAATTCGAAGCGGAAGTTAAACACCGCATGCAACCCTTTACGGACGTGCCCGTGCTGTTCGTAGCTGTAACTGAAAAACAACGTATCTTGAAGGCCATGGAGATCGGCATGCAGGTCTATGAAGATCGTAAAAGGCGCATCTCCACGCGCAAACTGAATGATCTGATGTTGCCGATCATTGAGCATCAGCCACCGGCGATGTACAAGGGAAAGCAGGTTTCCATCAAATTCGTTAATCAGTTGCCGACGGTGGTTCCATCGTTCGCATTCTATTGCAATCTACCGCAGTACATAAAACCCAGCTACGAGCGATTCCTGGAGAATCGGTTGCGCGAGAACTATCGTTTTACAGGAGTGCCGATCCGGTTGTTCTTCCGTAAGAAGTAG
- a CDS encoding choice-of-anchor L domain-containing protein, translating into MNHYNLPVLFLTLLLTSQGNAQLVIDNSQTATALVQNVLLGGGVAVSNITFNGNSGNAVYEQLSAFNSANANVGINNGVFMASGGTQVAIGPNNFDNAEAPIAWSTTDPDLQSLANGEMINDAAVLEFDFIPSGSQISFNFVFASEEYLEFVDQFNDVFGFFLSGPGINGSFSNGAVNIALIPGTSTPVSINTLNNFDYPQYYVDNGDGFSFPFNSDDYYIQFDGLTTSIAATATVQCGQQYHIKLAVGDALDTYYDSGVFLQANAFSSPTMDVSVTPDLNLPCSGSVDISILNVTGGIPPYTYEWSFGGNAISTDQTITVGPGQNGTYTATVTDGCGGTMQEQVIVGAPVSPAIVLNLTPDLNLPCSGTVDIAVLNLAGGTPPLTQTWSYNGSVVANGASYTVPNNAPGTYTMTVNDGCGGSMQGDVVVGSPVSPAIILNLTPDLNLPCSGTVDIAVLNLTGGTPPFTQTWSYNGSAVANGASYTVPNNAPGTYTMTVNDGCGGSMQSDVVVGAPVSPPINMTLTSDVELTCVGSVELDVLSISGGTPPFSYSWSLNGTVVGTTQNIQVEAAQAGTYTLTVSDDCGGSQQGTVIVSVAPPAILDVTVTGDLYLPCQGEVDLAVLSVTGGIEPYTYSWSMNGSVVSTAVNVIVANGDQGTYQVTVNDACSAVENASVVVSPPDVDPIEVVIPSDVTVNCFGGNATLFATSITGGDGQYSYTWFDASGTVLGNGSTLIVPVTEDATYTVAVIDNCSGSANASVTVHAPEQLGVNLPHTVWACEAGSATLLAEPTGGSGTGTYTYLWTPSNETTDAIIVYPLGDTTFTVVVTDGCGAVVSDLVHVRVEIPVVTIYTTNIEGDEFELHAVCDPDNASYAWEFSSGGPAFGNPVVNTFADQDEYWATVTATTANGCMDVDSVFITPASQIFFPNAFTPNGDGINDGFGPVGYKVESLTYTIFDRWGAPVFTANAPDQKWDGRFGNGDFAPTGVYIYKFIAAGERIRVREGIGSVTLLGQDIADK; encoded by the coding sequence ATGAACCACTACAATCTCCCGGTATTATTCCTTACGCTACTTCTCACTTCACAGGGGAATGCTCAATTAGTGATCGATAATTCCCAGACGGCTACTGCACTGGTCCAGAACGTCCTTCTCGGAGGCGGTGTGGCCGTGAGCAATATCACCTTCAATGGCAATTCGGGGAATGCGGTGTACGAACAACTTTCGGCATTCAACAGTGCTAATGCGAACGTTGGGATCAATAACGGCGTGTTCATGGCTTCGGGCGGAACGCAAGTAGCGATCGGCCCGAATAATTTCGATAATGCTGAAGCGCCCATAGCATGGAGCACTACCGACCCGGACCTTCAATCCTTGGCGAATGGTGAAATGATCAATGATGCGGCTGTGCTCGAATTTGACTTCATTCCATCAGGTAGCCAGATCTCATTCAATTTCGTTTTTGCATCGGAAGAGTACCTCGAGTTCGTTGATCAATTCAATGATGTTTTTGGCTTTTTCTTGAGCGGTCCAGGTATCAACGGGTCGTTTTCCAACGGCGCAGTCAACATTGCACTGATCCCCGGTACATCTACCCCGGTAAGTATCAATACGCTGAATAATTTCGACTATCCGCAGTATTATGTGGATAATGGTGATGGGTTTTCATTCCCGTTCAATAGTGATGACTATTACATCCAATTCGATGGACTGACTACTTCCATTGCAGCAACTGCTACTGTGCAATGTGGTCAACAATACCACATCAAACTGGCGGTAGGTGATGCACTTGATACCTACTACGATAGCGGGGTTTTTCTGCAAGCCAATGCGTTCAGCAGCCCAACCATGGATGTTTCAGTTACGCCGGATCTTAACCTTCCTTGCAGCGGGTCTGTTGATATCAGCATTCTTAATGTTACAGGTGGAATTCCTCCATACACCTACGAGTGGAGCTTTGGGGGAAATGCGATCAGCACCGATCAGACGATCACTGTGGGTCCAGGGCAGAATGGTACCTATACCGCAACGGTGACTGATGGCTGTGGAGGTACTATGCAGGAACAGGTGATCGTTGGCGCGCCGGTGAGTCCGGCTATCGTTTTGAACCTTACACCCGATCTGAATTTGCCGTGTAGCGGAACAGTGGATATCGCTGTTTTGAACCTAGCAGGTGGCACTCCTCCGTTGACACAAACGTGGTCATACAATGGATCCGTGGTTGCCAATGGAGCCAGCTACACGGTACCGAACAATGCCCCTGGAACCTATACCATGACAGTGAATGACGGCTGCGGAGGATCCATGCAAGGCGATGTGGTCGTAGGGTCACCAGTAAGTCCAGCGATCATTTTGAACCTTACACCCGATCTGAATTTGCCGTGCAGCGGAACAGTGGATATCGCTGTTTTGAACCTGACAGGTGGCACTCCTCCGTTCACACAAACGTGGTCATACAATGGATCCGCGGTCGCAAATGGAGCCAGCTATACGGTGCCGAACAACGCTCCCGGTACTTATACCATGACGGTGAATGACGGGTGTGGTGGATCCATGCAAAGCGATGTGGTCGTGGGGGCACCAGTGAGTCCTCCGATCAACATGACCTTAACGAGTGATGTGGAGTTGACCTGTGTAGGCAGCGTTGAGTTGGATGTGCTAAGCATCTCGGGTGGAACACCACCGTTCTCGTACTCATGGAGTTTGAACGGAACCGTCGTTGGTACCACACAGAATATCCAGGTCGAAGCTGCGCAAGCCGGTACCTATACGCTCACCGTGAGTGATGATTGCGGTGGGTCTCAACAAGGAACGGTCATTGTTTCAGTTGCTCCGCCAGCTATACTTGATGTTACCGTGACCGGCGATCTTTATTTGCCTTGTCAAGGTGAAGTAGATCTAGCTGTACTGTCGGTCACAGGTGGCATCGAACCTTACACATACAGCTGGTCCATGAACGGTTCAGTGGTTTCTACCGCTGTGAACGTAATCGTGGCGAACGGTGATCAAGGCACCTACCAAGTTACCGTGAATGATGCATGCAGCGCTGTGGAAAATGCGAGCGTTGTGGTGTCGCCTCCGGATGTTGATCCGATCGAAGTGGTCATTCCAAGCGATGTTACCGTGAACTGCTTCGGTGGTAATGCAACGCTTTTTGCAACATCGATCACCGGTGGCGATGGCCAATACTCTTATACATGGTTCGATGCGAGTGGAACGGTGCTCGGGAATGGGTCTACGCTGATCGTGCCAGTGACCGAGGATGCGACCTACACCGTAGCCGTGATCGATAATTGTTCCGGTAGTGCGAACGCAAGTGTTACTGTTCACGCACCTGAGCAACTCGGTGTGAACCTTCCGCATACCGTATGGGCATGCGAAGCGGGAAGTGCCACGTTGCTCGCGGAACCTACGGGTGGGTCCGGTACCGGGACGTATACATATCTATGGACGCCAAGTAACGAAACAACGGATGCGATCATCGTTTATCCACTGGGGGACACTACCTTCACGGTGGTTGTTACGGATGGATGTGGTGCGGTTGTTTCCGATCTAGTGCACGTTCGCGTGGAGATCCCAGTAGTAACTATCTATACCACCAATATCGAGGGTGATGAATTCGAATTGCATGCAGTATGTGATCCGGACAACGCCTCTTATGCTTGGGAATTCAGCTCCGGAGGACCGGCATTCGGTAATCCGGTCGTGAATACGTTCGCCGATCAGGATGAATATTGGGCAACAGTGACCGCTACGACAGCTAATGGTTGTATGGATGTCGATAGTGTATTCATTACACCAGCTTCACAGATCTTCTTTCCCAATGCATTCACTCCGAACGGCGATGGTATCAATGATGGTTTTGGTCCGGTTGGTTACAAGGTGGAAAGCTTGACCTACACGATCTTCGATCGCTGGGGTGCTCCTGTGTTCACTGCAAATGCACCTGATCAGAAGTGGGATGGCCGCTTCGGCAACGGAGACTTCGCGCCGACCGGGGTTTATATCTATAAATTCATTGCCGCAGGAGAGCGTATCCGCGTCCGTGAAGGGATCGGGTCCGTTACATTGCTCGGTCAGGACATCGCCGATAAGTGA
- a CDS encoding TonB-dependent receptor, whose product MTFFRTGILLSRGSALKVWMILISIVLCNATLFGQTQIITVAEKSTLAPVEGVSFSCELPKLNSISNAKGQVDIEPFKGAEVIVIEHVSYRTLSLSYDQLVALGGELLLDRQAYTLEEFVTSASRFEEKKRDVPEKIDVIQAREIRQYETQSTADLLQNSGTVFVQKSQLGGGSPVIRGFEASKILLVVDGVRMNNAIYRAGHLQDIVTMDQNALEKVEVISGPASVAYGSDALGGVIHFTTRTPKLLGTTEDAFTGDAFMRYSSANTEKTAHAGFELRGKKLASFTSITASDFGDLRQGSTRNPFYEDHGRREWYVERINGIDYTVVNDDSNVQVGSGYKQLDLLQKFRLAGGIGVTHDLNVQYSTSTDVPRYDRLTQLRNGAPRYAEWYYGPQKRFLASYALNIEKSRRLFDLIRIIPSFQALEQSRNKRNYRDDDTDAQVEKVNVFALNADLEKRTGIHEIRYGLEGTYNDVNSTATNTNTVNGDVTPSLTRYADGGASMNTAAAYISHTMELSPKWVISEGLRFTNTGLEATFKDTANYAFLVGRTSQNNSALSGRLGIMFMPGKEWRFSVLGSTGFRAPNVDDLSKVFDSAPGLVIVPNTSLKPEHTMNLEATISKTISSVVTLEGTGFVTWFRDALTVGNAQFNGQDSIVYDGVTSKVVTMLNAGKAHLCGGSGSMIIQFDRGFVLRSSVNYTYGRIETDTTDVPLDHVPPVYGRTSLEWNVKRFRIETYVLYNGWKRLKDYNVNGEDNLSNATANGMPAWYTLNVRTAFTVSKNIMIQAGLENIMDNNYRTFSSNISAPGRNFTLSLRANF is encoded by the coding sequence ATGACATTCTTCAGAACCGGTATACTATTATCCCGGGGCTCCGCATTGAAAGTGTGGATGATCCTGATAAGCATTGTGTTATGTAATGCTACGCTCTTTGGTCAAACACAGATCATTACCGTGGCCGAAAAGTCCACTCTCGCTCCGGTTGAAGGTGTTTCATTCAGTTGTGAATTACCTAAGTTGAATTCAATTTCGAATGCGAAAGGTCAGGTGGACATTGAACCATTCAAAGGTGCGGAGGTGATCGTTATTGAACATGTGAGCTATCGCACGTTGTCGCTCAGCTATGATCAGCTTGTGGCGCTGGGCGGTGAATTGCTTTTGGATCGACAAGCGTATACGTTGGAAGAATTCGTTACGAGTGCCAGTCGTTTTGAAGAAAAGAAACGAGATGTGCCGGAGAAGATCGATGTGATCCAAGCACGGGAGATCCGTCAATATGAAACGCAGAGCACTGCGGACCTTCTCCAGAACAGCGGCACCGTATTCGTACAAAAAAGCCAACTTGGCGGCGGAAGCCCGGTGATCCGTGGTTTCGAAGCAAGCAAGATCCTTCTTGTGGTCGATGGCGTTAGAATGAATAATGCGATCTACCGCGCTGGTCATTTGCAGGATATCGTTACCATGGATCAGAATGCATTGGAGAAGGTGGAGGTGATCAGCGGTCCGGCTTCAGTTGCATACGGTAGTGATGCGTTGGGTGGTGTTATCCATTTTACTACACGAACTCCGAAGTTGTTGGGGACTACTGAAGATGCTTTTACAGGTGACGCATTCATGCGTTATTCTTCTGCAAATACTGAAAAGACCGCACACGCTGGTTTCGAACTGCGCGGAAAGAAACTTGCAAGCTTCACATCAATTACCGCAAGTGACTTCGGTGACCTGCGGCAAGGTAGCACGCGCAATCCATTCTACGAGGACCATGGTCGCCGGGAATGGTATGTGGAACGTATCAATGGGATCGATTACACCGTGGTGAATGATGATAGTAATGTGCAGGTCGGCAGTGGCTATAAGCAACTGGATCTGTTGCAGAAATTCAGACTTGCGGGTGGTATTGGTGTTACGCATGACCTGAACGTGCAATACAGTACAAGTACCGATGTGCCTCGATATGATAGACTCACGCAATTGCGGAACGGCGCTCCACGCTATGCGGAATGGTATTATGGTCCGCAGAAACGATTCCTCGCATCTTATGCATTGAATATCGAAAAGTCGCGTAGGCTTTTCGATCTTATTCGGATCATACCATCGTTCCAAGCCCTTGAACAAAGCCGTAACAAACGGAACTATCGCGATGATGATACCGATGCCCAAGTGGAGAAGGTGAATGTATTTGCACTCAATGCCGACCTTGAAAAACGAACCGGCATACATGAAATACGGTATGGCCTAGAGGGAACCTACAATGATGTTAACTCAACAGCGACCAACACCAATACGGTAAATGGTGATGTAACGCCATCACTAACGCGCTACGCGGATGGAGGCGCCAGTATGAACACAGCCGCCGCTTACATTTCCCATACGATGGAATTGTCACCAAAATGGGTGATCAGCGAAGGGCTGCGTTTCACGAATACCGGTTTGGAAGCCACATTCAAGGATACGGCCAACTATGCTTTTCTTGTTGGTAGAACGTCACAGAACAACTCCGCACTCAGCGGCAGGTTGGGCATCATGTTCATGCCGGGAAAGGAATGGCGGTTCAGTGTATTGGGTAGCACAGGATTCCGAGCGCCGAATGTGGATGACCTGAGTAAGGTGTTCGATAGCGCTCCGGGTCTGGTGATCGTGCCAAATACCTCCTTGAAACCTGAGCATACGATGAATCTGGAGGCCACGATCAGCAAGACGATCTCCAGTGTCGTAACGCTCGAAGGCACAGGATTCGTTACCTGGTTCCGGGATGCACTTACGGTCGGAAATGCACAATTCAACGGGCAGGATAGTATTGTTTATGACGGCGTTACCAGCAAGGTCGTTACGATGCTGAATGCCGGGAAAGCCCACCTGTGCGGAGGTAGTGGGTCAATGATCATCCAATTCGATCGCGGGTTCGTGCTCCGCAGTTCTGTGAACTACACCTATGGTCGTATTGAAACAGATACCACCGATGTTCCATTGGACCATGTCCCACCTGTTTATGGGCGAACATCTTTGGAGTGGAACGTGAAGCGTTTCAGGATCGAGACCTACGTTCTGTATAATGGATGGAAGCGGTTGAAGGACTACAACGTTAACGGTGAGGACAACTTGAGCAATGCCACAGCCAATGGAATGCCTGCGTGGTATACCCTGAATGTTCGAACGGCATTTACCGTGAGCAAGAACATCATGATCCAAGCAGGGTTGGAGAATATCATGGATAACAACTACCGCACGTTCTCGAGCAATATCAGCGCACCTGGGCGCAATTTCACGCTGAGCTTAAGAGCAAATTTCTGA